In Candidatus Binatota bacterium, the genomic window GGATATCCGGCGGCGTATGGTCGTCGAGCTCACGTTCCGCTTCTCTTCGGGTGCCCTGAAGCAGGCTCGCCCCACTGAACTGCGTTCGAACCGGAAACGCAACGCAGTTTTACATCTATATCGAGTAACAGCGAAACCGACGCTGCTTGGCCGTCACCTACGGCAGGGCCCGCAAGGCAGGGCCCCGGGACCCGTTATTCAATCAGGAGGGCCGGGTTGTCAGCAGGCGTATAGTACCAGTTGATGTGGTCATGCTTGAGGTAGCGATCAATACGCTTGTAGCCACGCTCTTCGAACCAGGCGTTTATCCTGGGGCGGTCGGGCCTATAGGCCTCTATGCAGACCAGTTCGGGCTGGTACTTCTGGATATCGAACGCCGCCAACGCTGTCATCTGGAAGCCCTCTATGTCCATTGACATGAAGTCAATTTTCTCAATCCCGTTGTCTTCGAGCAGCTTGTCGATCGTTATGGTACGAACCTTGATCTCCGTGTAATTGTAGGGTTTGTCACGACCGCCGGGCTTTTCGACCATCTCTTTTTTTGCCGACGACACTTCCCACCAGGCCGCTCGATAGAAAGTATCCTCCGTGTCGGAGTGATCGGAGATCAGCAGGTTTAAAAACCTAGTGCCGGGTCGATGGCTGGCCCAGTGCTTCGCGTACTCAGCCACTGCGTCGACGCCAATCCCCGTCCACCCCAGGTGCTTGTCAAGATAAAACGTCGTGCTGTTGCGCTGCGGAAAGGCGCAGCCCACGT contains:
- a CDS encoding FkbM family methyltransferase, with amino-acid sequence MNDIVTSVGGRVEVLQISGYRRLQMGKVFSVTSLAVSLMIVVAGSGCKEEVPAPSAVGEPVAVEESAAESVAAEATKPARRDIVNTAKKLYSQFDEELCIRDFFQDRRDGIFLDVGCAFPQRNSTTFYLDKHLGWTGIGVDAVAEYAKHWASHRPGTRFLNLLISDHSDTEDTFYRAAWWEVSSAKKEMVEKPGGRDKPYNYTEIKVRTITIDKLLEDNGIEKIDFMSMDIEGFQMTALAAFDIQKYQPELVCIEAYRPDRPRINAWFEERGYKRIDRYLKHDHINWYYTPADNPALLIE